From a region of the Acipenser ruthenus unplaced genomic scaffold, fAciRut3.2 maternal haplotype, whole genome shotgun sequence genome:
- the LOC131727746 gene encoding mineralocorticoid receptor-like isoform X1, translating into MPDTCVANPNWHEVSQKRFLRYTHETTMETKRHQCFLDRMNCEKMLSQVPKSMENSCSLDENQTEDNALMEILNVTATGFKENGGNKLEQALAFQHQNQKFVFPTLNNNNNIKLETDSKELSKTVAESMGLYMNSVRDIDYSFGQQNQQGHPSPVKGYPNSGQQIYTSEENLSASATSPKMNTLGSLISSPYSAISNLSNINSMECSASSPANTSNMAASVYSPQNTNASISSPVSNNLVSSTTSPLVDPCTAVSSPIDYSSGVSNLANVHARNSTACSPTNTSNMGSPLSSPLNTMRSPISSPQSMCSVKSPASSTANMRSSVSSPIGKNININNMRFSISSPSAVTNMSVVSPPYNSTGFPISSPVGALGLVQNDINSPDDRDHDMKRFEFPKVEKTDGEIYSCGVDVMGKFIKNEPGTGFDNMCLLSDNKPNLPSSHFATHVKNESDKGSSCLNAHYNGQQQPLTPFPVSETTYLSLRDNVDEYSLSGILGPPFDSLNGNYDHEAFSNNDLPKRIKQEPDDGCYYQENNNMPTSAIVGVNSGGHSYHYQIGAQGAMSFSQPDARDQSNPLLNRISPVTAVMETWKSHSGLSQGSLPSRGDGYLLQRCIPENMR; encoded by the exons ATGCCAGATACCTGCGTTGCAAATCCTAACTGGCATGAAGTCAGTCAGAAGCGTTTTTTAAG GTATACCCATGAAACAACTATGGAGACCAAAAGACACCAATGCTTCCTTGATAGAATGAACTGTGAGAAAATGTTGAGTCAAGTGCCTAAATCAATGGAAAACAGCTGTTCTTTGGATGAAAATCAGACCGAAGATAATGCATTGATGGAGATCCtaaatgtcacagctactggctTCAAGGAAAATGGTGGGAACAAGTTGGAACAGGCTCTGGCTTTTCAGCATCAGAATCAGAAATTTGTTTTCCcaactttaaataataacaacaatattaAGCTGGAGACAGACTCCAAGGAACTTTCCAAAACTGTGGCTGAGTCTATGGGCTTGTATATGAACTCTGTAAGAGATATAGATTATAGTTTTGGTCAACAGAATCAACAAGGACATCCAAGCCCTGTGAAGGGCTATCCAAACAGTGGGCAGCAGATTTATACAAGTGAAGAGAATCTGTCTGCATCAGCTACGAGCCCCAAAATGAACACTTTGGGTTCACTTATCTCATCCCCTTACTCTGCAATCTCCAACCTTTCTAATATTAATTCTATGGAGTGCTCAGCCAGCAGCCCAGCCAACACCAGCAATATGGCTGCTTCTGTTTATAGTCCCCAGAACACAAACGCCTCTATTTCCAGCCCTGTCAGTAACAATCTGGTGTCTTCAACCACCAGCCCTCTTGTGGATCCTTGTACTGCTGTCAGCAGCCCCATTGATTATAGCTCTGGGGTATCAAACCTTGCTAATGTACATGCAAGAAACTCTACTGCTTGTAGCCCCACAAATACCAGTAATATGGGCTCTCCACTTTCAAGTCCTCTTAATACTATGAGATCGCCCATCTCGAGTCCCCAAAGTATGTGCAGTGTGAAATCTCCTGCCTCGAGTACTGCTAACATGAGATCTTCTGTATCAAGCCCTATTGGtaaaaacattaacattaacaacATGAGATTCTCCATTTCAAGTCCTTCGGCTGTTACAAATATGTCAGTAGTAAGCCCTCCATATAACTCGACAGGGTTTCCCATCTCCAGCCCTGTTGGTGCACTTGGTCTGGTTCAGAATGATATTAACAGCCCAGATGACAGAGACCACGATATGAAAAGGTTTGAATTTCCAAAGGTTGAAAAAACAGACGGCGAAATATATAGTTGTGGGGTAGACGTGATGGGCAAGTTCATTAAAAATGAACCTGGCACTGGTTTTGATAACATGTGTCTTTTAAGTGACAACAAGCCAAACTTACCCAGTTCTCATTTTGCCACACATGTTAAGAATGAATCGGATAAAGGGTCGTCTTGCCTGAATGCACACTATAACGGACAGCAGCAACCTTTAACCCCCTTTCCTGTTTCAGAAACCACTTACTTGTCTTTGAGGGACAATGTAGATGAGTACAGCCTTTCTGGGATTTTAGGACCACCTTTTGATTCATTAAATGGCAATTATGACCATGAGGCATTTTCTAACAATGACTTGCCTAAGAGAATTAAACAGGAGCCTGACGATGGCTGCTATTATCAAGAGAATAATAACATGCCGACATCGGCTATTGTTGGAGTTAATTCAGGTGGACATTCATATCATTACCAGATTGGAGCGCAAGGAGCAATGTCTTTTTCACAACCTGACGCGAGAGACCAATCAAACCCTCTTCTAAATCGAATTTCTCCTGTTACGGCTGTGATGGAGACATGGAAATCTCACTCTGGCCTGTCACAAGGCTCTCTGCCATCAAGGGGCGATGGCTATCTGCTGCAAAGATGTATTCCAGAAAACATGAGGTGA
- the LOC131727746 gene encoding mineralocorticoid receptor-like isoform X2: METKRHQCFLDRMNCEKMLSQVPKSMENSCSLDENQTEDNALMEILNVTATGFKENGGNKLEQALAFQHQNQKFVFPTLNNNNNIKLETDSKELSKTVAESMGLYMNSVRDIDYSFGQQNQQGHPSPVKGYPNSGQQIYTSEENLSASATSPKMNTLGSLISSPYSAISNLSNINSMECSASSPANTSNMAASVYSPQNTNASISSPVSNNLVSSTTSPLVDPCTAVSSPIDYSSGVSNLANVHARNSTACSPTNTSNMGSPLSSPLNTMRSPISSPQSMCSVKSPASSTANMRSSVSSPIGKNININNMRFSISSPSAVTNMSVVSPPYNSTGFPISSPVGALGLVQNDINSPDDRDHDMKRFEFPKVEKTDGEIYSCGVDVMGKFIKNEPGTGFDNMCLLSDNKPNLPSSHFATHVKNESDKGSSCLNAHYNGQQQPLTPFPVSETTYLSLRDNVDEYSLSGILGPPFDSLNGNYDHEAFSNNDLPKRIKQEPDDGCYYQENNNMPTSAIVGVNSGGHSYHYQIGAQGAMSFSQPDARDQSNPLLNRISPVTAVMETWKSHSGLSQGSLPSRGDGYLLQRCIPENMR; encoded by the coding sequence ATGGAGACCAAAAGACACCAATGCTTCCTTGATAGAATGAACTGTGAGAAAATGTTGAGTCAAGTGCCTAAATCAATGGAAAACAGCTGTTCTTTGGATGAAAATCAGACCGAAGATAATGCATTGATGGAGATCCtaaatgtcacagctactggctTCAAGGAAAATGGTGGGAACAAGTTGGAACAGGCTCTGGCTTTTCAGCATCAGAATCAGAAATTTGTTTTCCcaactttaaataataacaacaatattaAGCTGGAGACAGACTCCAAGGAACTTTCCAAAACTGTGGCTGAGTCTATGGGCTTGTATATGAACTCTGTAAGAGATATAGATTATAGTTTTGGTCAACAGAATCAACAAGGACATCCAAGCCCTGTGAAGGGCTATCCAAACAGTGGGCAGCAGATTTATACAAGTGAAGAGAATCTGTCTGCATCAGCTACGAGCCCCAAAATGAACACTTTGGGTTCACTTATCTCATCCCCTTACTCTGCAATCTCCAACCTTTCTAATATTAATTCTATGGAGTGCTCAGCCAGCAGCCCAGCCAACACCAGCAATATGGCTGCTTCTGTTTATAGTCCCCAGAACACAAACGCCTCTATTTCCAGCCCTGTCAGTAACAATCTGGTGTCTTCAACCACCAGCCCTCTTGTGGATCCTTGTACTGCTGTCAGCAGCCCCATTGATTATAGCTCTGGGGTATCAAACCTTGCTAATGTACATGCAAGAAACTCTACTGCTTGTAGCCCCACAAATACCAGTAATATGGGCTCTCCACTTTCAAGTCCTCTTAATACTATGAGATCGCCCATCTCGAGTCCCCAAAGTATGTGCAGTGTGAAATCTCCTGCCTCGAGTACTGCTAACATGAGATCTTCTGTATCAAGCCCTATTGGtaaaaacattaacattaacaacATGAGATTCTCCATTTCAAGTCCTTCGGCTGTTACAAATATGTCAGTAGTAAGCCCTCCATATAACTCGACAGGGTTTCCCATCTCCAGCCCTGTTGGTGCACTTGGTCTGGTTCAGAATGATATTAACAGCCCAGATGACAGAGACCACGATATGAAAAGGTTTGAATTTCCAAAGGTTGAAAAAACAGACGGCGAAATATATAGTTGTGGGGTAGACGTGATGGGCAAGTTCATTAAAAATGAACCTGGCACTGGTTTTGATAACATGTGTCTTTTAAGTGACAACAAGCCAAACTTACCCAGTTCTCATTTTGCCACACATGTTAAGAATGAATCGGATAAAGGGTCGTCTTGCCTGAATGCACACTATAACGGACAGCAGCAACCTTTAACCCCCTTTCCTGTTTCAGAAACCACTTACTTGTCTTTGAGGGACAATGTAGATGAGTACAGCCTTTCTGGGATTTTAGGACCACCTTTTGATTCATTAAATGGCAATTATGACCATGAGGCATTTTCTAACAATGACTTGCCTAAGAGAATTAAACAGGAGCCTGACGATGGCTGCTATTATCAAGAGAATAATAACATGCCGACATCGGCTATTGTTGGAGTTAATTCAGGTGGACATTCATATCATTACCAGATTGGAGCGCAAGGAGCAATGTCTTTTTCACAACCTGACGCGAGAGACCAATCAAACCCTCTTCTAAATCGAATTTCTCCTGTTACGGCTGTGATGGAGACATGGAAATCTCACTCTGGCCTGTCACAAGGCTCTCTGCCATCAAGGGGCGATGGCTATCTGCTGCAAAGATGTATTCCAGAAAACATGAGGTGA